One genomic window of Quercus robur chromosome 6, dhQueRobu3.1, whole genome shotgun sequence includes the following:
- the LOC126732450 gene encoding protein DETOXIFICATION 27-like isoform X2, with protein sequence MSSSSGASEDAKVPLLDNLASTVRSNDGQDVDDQEQYLARRFWTESKKLWHIVGPSIFSRIASYSMLVITQAFAGHLGDLELAGISIANNVIIGFDFGLLLGMASALETLCGQAFGAKKYYMLGVYMQRSWIVLFVCCVLLLPLYLCASPFLKLLGQPPEVAELSGLVAMWMIPLHFSFAFQFPLQRFLQSQMKAGVIAWVSLLALVVHVVVSWLFVYKLKLGVVGTAATLNFSWWVLVFGLLAYTICGGCPLTWTGFSIEAFSGLWEFVKLSVASGVMLCLENWYYRILILMTGNLKNAEIAVDALSICMTINGWEMMIPLAFFAATGVRVSNELGAGNGKGAKFATLVSVVTSIVVGLFFWLLIMFFHNELALIFSSSKPVLEEVNKLSILLAFTILLNSVQPVLSGVAVGSGWQAYVAYINLGCYYLVGVPLGFFMGWVLHQGVMGIWAGMIFGGTAVQTLILAIITMRCDWEKEAEKANVNLRKWAADTKQDH encoded by the exons ATGTCTAGTAGTAGTGGGGCATCAGAGGATGCCAAGGTTCCCTTACTGGATAATTTGGCTTCAACAGTCCGATCAAATGATGGACAGGATGTTGATGATCAAGAACAATATCTTGCTAGGAGGTTTTGGACTGAATCAAAGAAGCTGTGGCACATAGTGGGTCCTTCAATCTTCAGTCGTATCGCTTCCTACTCCATGTTGGTAATCACCCAAGCCTTTGCTGGTCACTTGGGTGACCTTGAACTCGCTGGAATCTCCATTGCCAATAATGTCATCATTGGCTTCGACTTTGGCCTCTTG CTGGGAATGGCAAGCGCCTTAGAGACACTATGTGGGCAAGCGTTTGGGGCCAAAAAGTATTACATGTTAGGTGTATATATGCAGCGTTCATGGATCGTTTTGTTCGTGTGTTGTGTCCTGCTTTTGCCTCTCTATCTATGTGCTTCTCCGTTTTTGAAGCTATTAGGACAGCCTCCAGAAGTGGCGGAGCTATCGGGGCTGGTGGCTATGTGGATGATACCACTTCATTTTAGCTTTGCATTTCAGTTCCCTCTGCAGAGGTTCTTGCAGAGCCAGATGAAGGCTGGGGTGATTGCTTGGGTGTCTCTGCTTGCACTAGTGGTGCATGTGGTTGTGAGTTGGCTGTTTGTGTATAAACTTAAGCTTGGTGTGGTTGGTACTGCCGCTACTTTGAACTTTTCTTGGTGGGTTTTGGTGTTTGGGCTTCTCGCTTATACTATCTGCGGTGGATGCCCCCTTACATGGACTGGTTTCTCCATTGAAGCATTTTCTGGTCTCTGGGAGTTTGTCAAACTCTCTGTTGCTTCTGGCGTCATGCTTtg CTTAGAGAATTGGTATTACAGAATACTTATACTGATGACTGGGAATCTGAAGAATGCTGAGATTGCAGTGGATGCATTGTCCATATG TATGACCATAAATGGGTGGGAGATGATGATTCCTCTGGCATTTTTTGCTGCAACCGG AGTGAGGGTCTCAAATGAACTTGGAGCTGGCAATGGGAAAGGAGCTAAATTTGCTACATTAGTATCGGTGGTGACATCAATTGTAGTTGGCCTCTTCTTCTGGTTATTGATAATGTTTTTCCACAATGAGCTTGCCCTGATATTCTCTTCAAGTAAACCTGTACTGGAAGAAGTGAACAAGCTTTCGATCCTCTTAGCCTTCACAATTCTTCTCAACAGTGTTCAGCCAGTTCTCTCTG gCGTGGCTGTGGGATCTGGATGGCAAGCATATGTTGCATACATAAACTTAGGTTGCTACTATCTGGTTGGGGTGCCGCTTGGATTTTTCATGGGATGGGTCCTCCACCAAGGAGTTATG GGAATTTGGGCTGGAATGATTTTTGGTGGAACAGCTGTTCAAACCTTGATATTGGCCATCATTACCATGCGATGTGACTGGGAAAAAGAG GCTGAGAAAGCAAACGTGAACCTAAGGAAGTGGGCAGCTGACACAAAGCAAGACCATTAA